The following proteins are encoded in a genomic region of Sorangiineae bacterium MSr12523:
- a CDS encoding 4'-phosphopantetheinyl transferase superfamily protein, whose protein sequence is MVVSGSNVSLFPAFVAHHSVAFDREVPSSFSEIPIPESIQNAPIRRQVEFRAGRECARRALKSLMKHLTTKHLTTSNSLVLGDAAIAVGSDREPVWPEGIVGAITHTNELASAAVARASDTRGIGLDVEVVMSEENAASWMAKIAAPHEVAELARAMNWSPATALTVIFSAKETLYKCLYPQVRRYFGFRAAAIESADASGYLSVRLLETLTPELVSGCSFEGRFEICDGLVRTGMVLPSSADGKVIRRLPDSARPDG, encoded by the coding sequence ATGGTGGTGTCCGGTTCGAATGTTTCATTGTTTCCCGCGTTCGTGGCGCATCACAGCGTCGCGTTCGATCGCGAGGTTCCGTCGTCTTTCTCCGAAATCCCGATACCCGAATCGATTCAAAATGCGCCCATCAGGCGTCAGGTGGAATTTCGCGCAGGTCGTGAGTGCGCGCGCCGGGCTCTCAAAAGCCTCATGAAACACCTGACGACGAAACACCTGACGACGTCGAACTCCCTCGTTCTCGGCGATGCAGCCATTGCAGTCGGCTCGGACCGCGAGCCCGTCTGGCCCGAGGGAATCGTCGGAGCTATCACGCACACGAACGAGCTCGCGTCCGCCGCTGTCGCACGAGCGAGCGACACGCGCGGGATCGGCCTCGATGTCGAGGTGGTGATGTCGGAAGAAAATGCCGCCAGCTGGATGGCCAAGATCGCTGCGCCGCACGAGGTGGCCGAGCTCGCGCGCGCCATGAACTGGAGCCCGGCCACCGCGCTCACCGTGATCTTCTCCGCCAAGGAGACGCTCTACAAATGCTTGTACCCGCAGGTCCGTCGGTACTTTGGATTTCGCGCTGCCGCGATCGAGTCCGCTGACGCTTCCGGCTACCTTTCCGTGCGCCTCCTGGAAACGCTCACGCCGGAGCTCGTATCGGGCTGCTCTTTCGAGGGCCGCTTCGAAATTTGCGATGGCCTCGTCCGAACTGGGATGGTGCTTCCATCGAGCGCAGATGGAAAAGTGATCCGACGGCTCCCGGACTCTGCTCGTCCAGATGGGTGA
- a CDS encoding metallophosphoesterase encodes MRVLSIESSPVYEMTYLAAASGGGTESRRLPVLRASVDGLPAGLDGLLLTSDLQGVAPLASQEGAVGLLGEVLAEDWRMFAETGELPSPGGLGVVLAGDLYSEPAANKRGASGDVRPVWRAFAESFRWVAGVAGNHDRFGNSPREEARFGMQPGMHLLDDGHVVTLDGLCIGGVGGIVGEAAKPRRRDARSFVRAVQRALENGAELVVLHEGPDVPHDGRRGNSDVRNALDPGIWREGPAPIVVCGHVHWHEPLAEIRGGVQAVNVDGRAILLVRA; translated from the coding sequence GTGCGCGTTCTTTCCATCGAGTCGAGTCCCGTATACGAAATGACGTACCTCGCCGCGGCGTCGGGTGGAGGAACGGAGAGCCGGAGGCTACCGGTGCTGCGGGCGTCCGTCGATGGATTGCCGGCAGGCCTGGATGGGCTGCTCCTCACGTCCGATCTGCAAGGCGTGGCTCCGCTTGCGTCTCAGGAAGGGGCAGTGGGGCTTCTGGGCGAGGTCTTGGCCGAGGACTGGCGCATGTTCGCCGAAACCGGCGAGCTGCCCTCACCCGGTGGCTTGGGCGTGGTGCTCGCCGGTGACCTCTATTCGGAGCCTGCGGCCAACAAGCGGGGTGCAAGCGGCGATGTGCGGCCCGTGTGGCGCGCGTTCGCGGAATCGTTTCGTTGGGTCGCGGGGGTGGCGGGCAACCACGATCGATTCGGGAACTCGCCGCGCGAGGAGGCCCGATTTGGAATGCAACCGGGCATGCACCTGCTCGACGACGGCCACGTCGTGACCTTGGACGGATTGTGCATCGGCGGTGTCGGCGGCATCGTGGGGGAGGCCGCGAAGCCGCGCCGGCGGGACGCTCGTTCGTTCGTTCGAGCCGTGCAGCGCGCCCTGGAGAATGGCGCGGAGCTGGTGGTGCTGCACGAAGGTCCGGATGTTCCGCACGATGGCCGCCGGGGCAACTCGGATGTGCGCAATGCCCTCGATCCTGGCATTTGGCGCGAGGGGCCGGCGCCTATCGTGGTCTGTGGGCATGTGCATTGGCACGAACCGCTCGCCGAAATTCGAGGTGGCGTGCAGGCCGTCAACGTCGATGGAAGGGCTATTTTGCTCGTGCGCGCGTAA